The Methanofervidicoccus sp. A16 genome has a segment encoding these proteins:
- a CDS encoding translation initiation factor IF-2 subunit gamma, producing the protein MARARQSEINIGMVGHVDHGKTSLTKLLTGVWTDTHSEELKRGITIRLGYADCEIRKCPKCPEPEAYTVEKVCPICGTKTKLLRKVSFVDAPGHETLMATMLSGASLMDGAILVIAANEECPQPQTKEHLMALDVLGIKNIVIVQNKIDLVSEEKARENYEQIKRFIEGTIAEDAPIIPLSAHHGANVDVLLNAIQDLIPTPERDPSLPARMYVARSFDVNKPGCKIDELKGGVIGGSIIQGMLEVGKEIEIRPGLKVTEGNKTYWEPIITKITSLKAGNLNVKKAYPGGLVGVGTELDPALTKADALSGSVAGEPGTLPETLDMITIDVHLLDRVVGTKEEIKIEPLRTNEVLMINVGTATTVGVILSARDNVADIKLKLPVCAERGARVALSRRINARWRLIGYGIIQ; encoded by the coding sequence ATGGCAAGAGCCAGACAGTCCGAGATAAACATTGGGATGGTTGGACATGTTGATCACGGTAAAACCAGTTTAACTAAATTACTAACAGGAGTATGGACAGACACCCACAGTGAGGAGTTAAAGAGAGGTATTACCATAAGGTTGGGATATGCAGACTGTGAGATAAGGAAGTGTCCAAAGTGTCCTGAACCTGAGGCATACACCGTGGAAAAGGTTTGTCCTATATGTGGTACAAAGACTAAACTTCTAAGGAAAGTATCCTTCGTAGATGCTCCAGGACATGAGACACTGATGGCGACGATGTTATCTGGTGCATCTCTTATGGACGGTGCAATACTTGTTATCGCAGCAAATGAGGAGTGTCCTCAACCTCAGACAAAGGAACACCTGATGGCGTTGGATGTACTGGGAATAAAGAACATAGTAATAGTACAGAACAAGATAGATCTCGTTAGTGAGGAGAAGGCTAGGGAGAACTATGAACAGATAAAGAGATTCATAGAGGGCACTATTGCAGAGGATGCCCCTATTATACCCCTATCTGCCCACCATGGTGCAAATGTAGATGTACTTCTAAACGCTATTCAGGACCTTATCCCAACTCCTGAGAGAGATCCAAGCCTTCCAGCAAGGATGTACGTTGCAAGGAGTTTTGACGTAAATAAACCAGGTTGCAAGATAGATGAACTGAAGGGAGGAGTTATTGGAGGTAGTATTATTCAAGGTATGTTAGAGGTTGGAAAGGAGATAGAGATAAGGCCAGGGCTAAAAGTTACCGAGGGGAATAAAACCTACTGGGAACCTATAATAACTAAGATCACATCCCTTAAAGCAGGAAATCTCAATGTAAAAAAGGCATATCCAGGGGGACTTGTAGGTGTTGGTACAGAGTTGGACCCTGCCCTTACAAAGGCAGATGCCCTCAGTGGTAGTGTTGCAGGAGAGCCTGGAACCCTCCCTGAAACCCTCGATATGATTACAATAGATGTCCATCTCTTAGATAGAGTGGTAGGTACTAAAGAGGAGATAAAGATAGAACCCTTGAGGACAAACGAGGTACTTATGATAAACGTTGGTACTGCTACAACCGTTGGAGTTATCCTCTCTGCAAGAGATAACGTTGCAGATATAAAGTTGAAACTTCCAGTATGTGCAGAGAGGGGTGCAAGGGTAGCCCTAAGTAGGAGGATAAATGCAAGATGGAGACTGATAGGTTACGGTATAATACAGTAA
- a CDS encoding 2-amino-3,7-dideoxy-D-threo-hept-6-ulosonate synthase, which translates to MKIFENIKNVGKVIRLERIFNKDSEKTVIIPMDHGVTIGPVKGLENMKETINAVAEGGANAVLVHKGIVRHGHRGYGKDIGLIIHLSAGTSLSPDPNKKVIVTSVEEAIRMGADAVSIHVNVGADSDYEMYRDLGRIAEVCEYWGMPLIAMMYPRGRKIENEKDPALVAHAARLGAELGADIIKTNYTGDIDSFREVVKGCPAPIVIAGGPKTKSDREFLQMVKDAIEAGAVGVATGRNVFQHRDISGITRAISMVVHEGADVEEALKVIRG; encoded by the coding sequence ATGAAGATATTTGAGAACATAAAAAATGTAGGTAAGGTTATAAGGTTGGAGAGGATATTTAACAAGGACTCAGAGAAGACTGTAATAATCCCGATGGATCACGGTGTTACCATAGGACCTGTTAAGGGATTGGAGAACATGAAGGAGACTATAAATGCAGTGGCAGAAGGAGGGGCAAATGCAGTGTTGGTACATAAGGGTATAGTGAGACATGGTCATAGGGGTTACGGCAAGGATATAGGTTTAATAATCCACCTCTCTGCGGGGACAAGTCTATCTCCAGATCCAAATAAAAAGGTTATAGTAACCTCAGTTGAAGAGGCTATAAGGATGGGGGCAGATGCTGTCTCCATACATGTAAATGTTGGGGCAGATTCAGACTACGAGATGTACAGGGACTTAGGTAGGATAGCGGAGGTATGTGAGTACTGGGGTATGCCTCTAATAGCCATGATGTACCCAAGGGGTAGGAAGATAGAGAACGAGAAGGATCCTGCCTTGGTAGCCCATGCTGCAAGATTAGGTGCTGAATTAGGAGCAGATATAATAAAAACCAACTACACTGGAGATATAGACTCCTTCAGGGAGGTTGTAAAGGGATGCCCTGCACCGATTGTAATTGCGGGAGGTCCAAAGACAAAGAGTGATAGGGAGTTCCTACAGATGGTTAAGGACGCCATAGAGGCTGGAGCAGTTGGAGTTGCCACTGGAAGGAACGTATTCCAACACAGGGATATTTCAGGCATCACAAGGGCAATATCCATGGTTGTCCATGAGGGTGCAGATGTTGAGGAGGCTCTGAAGGTTATTAGGGGTTAA
- the tpiA gene encoding triose-phosphate isomerase, which produces MKFFIVINYKTYKESVGKRGLEIAKIAEKVSEESGVPIGVCPQFLDLRIIRESVNIPVYAQHFDPVSPGSNTGSILVDTLVDCGLNGSLLNHSEKRMILADLERAIQLAKEHNLETIVCTNNINVSKAVAVMEPDMLAIEPPELIGTGIPVSKANPEVVEGTVREVRKINKDVKILCGAGISKGEDVAAALELGAEGVLLASGVVKSKDVEGAIRELIRCI; this is translated from the coding sequence ATCAAGTTCTTTATAGTTATCAACTACAAAACCTACAAAGAGAGTGTAGGTAAAAGAGGACTAGAGATAGCAAAGATAGCTGAAAAAGTCTCAGAGGAGAGTGGAGTACCTATAGGTGTCTGTCCACAGTTTTTAGATCTAAGAATAATAAGGGAGAGTGTAAATATACCTGTGTATGCCCAACATTTCGATCCTGTATCTCCTGGAAGTAACACTGGAAGTATCTTAGTGGATACCCTTGTAGATTGTGGTTTAAATGGTAGTCTCCTAAATCACTCTGAAAAGAGGATGATCTTAGCAGATTTAGAGAGGGCAATTCAACTTGCCAAGGAGCATAACTTGGAGACTATAGTCTGTACTAACAACATAAATGTATCAAAGGCTGTGGCTGTTATGGAACCAGATATGTTGGCTATAGAGCCTCCTGAGTTGATAGGGACAGGTATCCCAGTGTCTAAGGCAAATCCAGAGGTTGTAGAGGGAACTGTAAGGGAGGTTAGAAAGATAAACAAGGATGTAAAGATCCTATGTGGTGCAGGTATATCCAAGGGGGAGGATGTTGCAGCAGCGTTGGAGTTGGGGGCAGAGGGGGTACTGTTGGCATCAGGTGTAGTTAAGTCCAAGGATGTAGAGGGTGCTATAAGGGAACTTATAAGGTGTATCTAA
- the hisC gene encoding histidinol-phosphate transaminase, with protein sequence MIEKLVRERVKSLKPYVPGKSKEEIIRKYNLNPKNIIKLGSNENPWGCSKRIKEELLKEIENLHHYPEPVNPVLMEELSKFLDIPKENIIVGGDGADEIIDTLMRTFVDVGDEVIIPIPTFTQYRVLAYIHGANIKYGRYDKKRDFKLDVDSILNNITEKTKIIFLCTPNNPTGNPIDRKDIKKILESTEALVVVDHAYIEYSKDIYDVTNWALEYENLLILRTFSKIFGLAGARVGYGVANERIINYMMRVKPVFSLTRLSQICAITALRDRDFFIYSREKGIKSREILYKGLKRFRELKVYPSEANYLLVEIKNGMTSGEFCEELLKRGVIVRDCKSFEGLDGEYIRVSIGTFEEDRRFLEILKDIVS encoded by the coding sequence GTGATAGAGAAACTCGTCAGAGAAAGGGTTAAATCTCTTAAACCCTATGTACCAGGTAAATCTAAGGAAGAAATAATAAGAAAATACAATTTAAATCCAAAAAATATTATAAAGTTGGGATCCAATGAAAACCCCTGGGGATGCTCAAAAAGGATAAAAGAGGAGTTGCTAAAGGAGATTGAAAACCTCCATCACTATCCTGAACCTGTAAATCCTGTACTTATGGAGGAGTTAAGTAAATTCTTAGATATTCCAAAGGAGAATATCATAGTTGGAGGGGATGGAGCAGATGAAATAATAGATACCCTTATGAGAACCTTCGTAGATGTTGGAGACGAGGTGATCATCCCAATACCTACATTTACCCAGTACAGGGTTTTAGCCTATATACATGGAGCTAATATAAAGTATGGAAGATACGACAAAAAAAGGGACTTTAAATTGGATGTAGATAGTATATTAAATAATATAACAGAGAAAACCAAGATAATATTCCTCTGCACCCCAAACAACCCCACTGGAAACCCTATAGATAGAAAGGATATTAAAAAGATCTTAGAATCCACAGAGGCACTGGTTGTGGTGGATCACGCCTATATAGAGTACTCCAAGGATATTTACGATGTAACCAACTGGGCTTTAGAGTATGAAAACCTTCTAATTCTTAGGACATTCTCGAAGATCTTTGGACTGGCCGGTGCACGGGTAGGTTACGGTGTTGCCAATGAGAGGATAATAAACTATATGATGAGGGTGAAACCTGTCTTCAGTTTAACGAGGTTGAGTCAGATCTGTGCAATCACTGCACTGAGGGATAGGGATTTCTTTATCTATTCAAGGGAGAAGGGTATAAAGAGTAGGGAGATACTTTATAAAGGGTTGAAGAGGTTTAGGGAGTTGAAGGTGTATCCCTCCGAGGCTAACTATCTACTTGTTGAGATTAAAAACGGTATGACATCTGGAGAGTTCTGTGAGGAACTTTTAAAGAGGGGTGTTATAGTTAGAGATTGCAAATCCTTTGAGGGTTTAGATGGAGAGTATATAAGGGTATCCATTGGAACCTTTGAGGAGGATAGGAGGTTCTTGGAGATACTGAAGGATATAGTTAGTTAA
- a CDS encoding shikimate kinase, translated as MTSSAVSPASGTIINGIATGKGSAFAINLKVKATVEFIDDGKKEIKGIVKDNPNIDTTLIELCLKNVLEYLDLDYSGKVITETEIPIRSGLSSSSATSNAVVMAAFDALGEKIDDKLVLEIAIKSSFEAGVTVTGAYDDATASYYGGITITNNLERRIIKRDRFKEDVGVLVFIPKLNKNVDVNRMKLIKDYVEVAFRECLQGNYYRALFLNGLLYASALGFPTNIPIEAIEKGALTAGLSGTGPSYTVLCHWEDIEKVKTTLERYGRVIITELNNSGAEIV; from the coding sequence ATGACATCCTCTGCAGTATCCCCTGCATCTGGGACTATTATTAACGGAATTGCCACTGGTAAGGGATCTGCATTTGCCATCAACTTAAAGGTAAAGGCCACAGTTGAATTTATAGATGACGGTAAAAAAGAGATAAAGGGAATAGTAAAGGATAATCCAAATATAGATACAACACTTATAGAGTTATGTTTAAAGAACGTCTTGGAGTACTTAGATTTAGACTACTCAGGAAAAGTAATTACAGAGACAGAAATCCCCATAAGATCTGGGTTAAGTAGTAGTAGTGCCACATCTAACGCTGTAGTGATGGCTGCCTTCGATGCCCTGGGGGAGAAGATAGATGATAAACTTGTATTGGAAATAGCGATAAAATCATCCTTTGAGGCAGGGGTAACAGTTACAGGTGCCTACGACGACGCCACTGCATCTTACTACGGTGGTATCACTATCACAAATAACTTAGAGAGGAGGATAATAAAGAGGGATAGGTTCAAAGAGGATGTAGGAGTGTTAGTATTTATACCTAAGTTGAATAAAAATGTAGATGTAAATAGGATGAAGTTAATAAAAGATTATGTAGAGGTGGCATTTAGGGAGTGTCTTCAGGGTAATTACTACAGGGCACTATTTTTAAATGGGCTCCTTTATGCCTCTGCCTTAGGCTTTCCAACTAACATACCTATCGAGGCTATTGAAAAGGGTGCCTTAACTGCAGGCCTCTCTGGGACAGGTCCTTCCTATACAGTCCTCTGTCATTGGGAGGATATAGAGAAGGTTAAAACTACACTTGAGAGATACGGTAGGGTGATTATCACTGAGTTGAACAACAGTGGTGCCGAGATAGTATAA
- the hemL gene encoding glutamate-1-semialdehyde 2,1-aminomutase — translation MDVKLNLSKSKELFEEAKKYLVKGVNSPVRYFKPYPFFVDHAKDCYLFDVDGNRYIDYCLAYGPMVLGHWNPYVIKKVMEQLERGTLYGCPTEKEVVLAKEVVKRVPSAEMVRFVNSGTEATMSAIRLARGITGRKKIIKFDGAYHGAHDYVLVKSGSGALTHGVPNSPGIPEETTKNTILVPFNDEDALRKVIRENRDEISCVIMEPVMGNVGCIPPKDGYLEFVREITEDWDILLIFDEVITGFRLAPGGAQEYYGIVPDLTTLGKILGGGFPIGALVGRRDLMEHLSPSGPVYQAGTFNGNPISITAGIATLEQLDEDFYRKTFRSAEKIYRFIGECAEERNIPHCVNGMGSMFQIYFTDEEVLDYESAKKSNIEMFNRYFYGLLERGVFIPPSQFECCFTSVKHEGEVIEETLRAIEEVFKILLS, via the coding sequence ATGGATGTTAAATTAAACCTATCTAAGTCCAAGGAACTATTTGAAGAGGCTAAAAAATATCTTGTGAAGGGTGTAAATAGTCCAGTTAGATACTTTAAACCTTATCCCTTCTTCGTAGATCATGCAAAAGACTGCTACCTCTTCGATGTAGATGGAAACAGGTATATAGATTACTGTCTCGCCTACGGCCCTATGGTACTTGGACATTGGAATCCCTACGTAATAAAGAAGGTGATGGAGCAGTTGGAGAGGGGGACACTCTACGGATGTCCCACTGAAAAAGAGGTTGTACTTGCAAAGGAGGTTGTAAAGAGGGTGCCCTCTGCAGAGATGGTAAGGTTTGTAAATTCTGGTACTGAGGCTACCATGAGTGCCATCAGGTTGGCAAGGGGTATTACTGGGAGGAAGAAGATTATTAAGTTCGACGGAGCCTACCATGGAGCCCATGACTACGTACTTGTTAAAAGTGGTAGTGGAGCACTAACCCATGGAGTGCCTAACTCTCCAGGTATCCCAGAGGAGACTACAAAGAATACTATCCTTGTTCCCTTCAACGACGAGGACGCCCTTAGGAAAGTAATAAGGGAGAATAGGGATGAGATCAGTTGTGTTATTATGGAGCCAGTTATGGGTAACGTAGGATGCATACCTCCAAAGGATGGGTACTTGGAGTTTGTAAGGGAGATTACAGAGGATTGGGATATACTTCTCATATTCGACGAGGTTATTACAGGTTTCAGGTTGGCACCTGGAGGGGCACAGGAGTACTATGGGATTGTTCCAGATCTAACTACCTTAGGTAAGATCCTTGGAGGTGGATTTCCAATAGGTGCATTAGTAGGTAGGAGGGATCTGATGGAGCACCTCTCACCCTCTGGGCCTGTATATCAGGCAGGTACCTTCAACGGTAATCCTATCTCTATAACTGCAGGTATTGCAACGTTGGAACAACTTGACGAGGATTTTTACAGGAAAACATTTAGATCTGCAGAGAAGATATATAGGTTTATAGGGGAGTGTGCAGAGGAGAGGAATATACCTCACTGTGTCAATGGTATGGGATCCATGTTCCAGATATACTTTACAGATGAGGAGGTTTTAGACTACGAGAGTGCCAAAAAAAGTAACATCGAGATGTTCAACAGATACTTTTACGGACTCTTGGAGAGAGGGGTGTTTATTCCACCTTCTCAGTTTGAATGTTGTTTTACCTCTGTGAAGCATGAGGGGGAGGTAATAGAGGAGACTCTAAGG